A single genomic interval of Apis cerana isolate GH-2021 linkage group LG14, AcerK_1.0, whole genome shotgun sequence harbors:
- the LOC108000980 gene encoding centrosomal protein of 162 kDa-like isoform X2 — MSSNPQKSPHYEDLNSTEDDTLGTSISLSVGENSIRIKEKPKKSEEKHEEEKWWLKKPDIWLDASHVISIDEKIKQSLSPSPDVSSSMKEFLEKEKMCKAMHKNEIEMKDKDDTLCDVLASAAFDKYPSDFENATDEDIGSILEEMSKIAGAFSPNSAIDRSKSRDSAKNPIEEEKSVEELLEEAEKLVRKNSNSLSKSGSKSDTLVPENIPEDIENLSRVRQLEADIFQLIEEEVHKETEKIKRSPKNEKKRDSSPGFEILYENVNSLKAPKSLELQRRKFEEQKVEVSSSSDLDDPIERHSKSEELKSIRKLESDKDNLQKEITDVDKDFFEDLLKKSKEKAEGGMSGSSSFGQEDFSHFLKLLQGQTSKKEQESTQSNTIHPFLSKPEKIFTLDGETTNGKTPEFPEKEISDILEKELTQTNPKIEHEIVETDSSADNEEKKQSLNVNNNVNKNETELFNKKEQISPRNIAVSKEGKKVLNSKEELYTVDLTPRLELFADAIPKLLAEKSIETTQQDKESIEEPKTTVHKTITNSEIKSNVNVTIPQRGNIERKSIHLASASSNKSQKKELKFSKSKSYDQICKPSFRTSTENIRVNKPSDVMKRPTNNLIRRSPTLKPKLQPTVKSITKTLPKTKVTPKPNKNSVKTGSTFTLSSTYKTHQTKSSDIYAKCTTMAGGDTKQNLTKTNWEMLCREERHKNTLLKQQLESEVKLYKSQIDNMRISFEEELFALKKQNIILKAKIDELSLNEKRPDPHAKKDTKIMLLEKELEKQENLIQAYETENKKLMQDTKRLQEEMKQLQKQKSTTLESGKMQELADRIKDLEEETLKLNLEVSELREKNADYALNNEDLIQQNSLLNDELEMFKDQLRTKNDFITDRLQAMTTSELQLKKQVEDLTVKLSSKTEQLRVVKQEFDKVQQNVLPLEKELLELRVKEGNLLEKLQISKSHVEREKQLTQKLKDQVILDNKKITDLNRQVREMERILKRKNPDSVSALILTANSEQEKIGAEKVKLLEDRILSLENEIKAKDELAQQKLIEFQKKFSDMKEKYTTQIIELDGKLLEANMKDRKVYNDMFTQTASKLVENKSVETIRKEERAGSFEKEEKKDQKSFAKITLKSQNSKDDAYLMATIRGLKLELANKDKAMSKLTKDFQDLQKTNTRLQKEREKLLNDRKSLKSMNFEKNRGISSDSKLLTLKSIEGNDQNSNVYQNGHVSDTNTQRLTNSAQKLYDPMQYTENGDTNLVKRLTDENDILKEELNKMNKDFMALKNKRLHDLNILQEEHEREMATLLKEYSVKFGDSKVGQINTQVAVISHLKQQIEKLRDYKEQVVVLKAERDHLENKVKTLNEKVKYLSTPSTEQLQLLQDKITILQQRHESREMTLQSLVRDLLRNRTQCKDCKNEKGKNRQLCYFRQELDHILGMLQEIANVH; from the exons gctatgcataaaaatgaaattgaaatgaaagacAAAGATGACACTTTATGCGATGTTTTAGCTTCTGCAGCATTTGATAAATATCCTTCTGATTTTGaaa ATGCAACTGATGAAGATATTGGTAGTATTTTAGAAGAAATGAGTAAGATAGCTGGAGCTTTTAGTCCAAATTCAGCTATAGATCGTTCAAAATCTCGAGATTCAGCTAAAAATCCtatagaggaagaaaaatctgtagaagaattattagaagaagCTGAAAAACttgtaagaaaaaatagtAACAGTTTATCTAAGAGTGGATCAAAATCTGATACATTAGTACCTGAGAATATTCCAGAAGATATAGAAAACCTTAGCAGAGTTAGACAATTAGAAGCCGATATCTTTCAATTGATAGAAGAAGAAGTACATAAAGAGactgaaaaaatcaaaaggagcccaaaaaatgagaagaaGAGAGACAGTAGTCctggatttgaaattttatatgaaaatgtgaATAGTTTGAAAGCTCCAAAATCTCTGGAACtccaaagaagaaaatttgaagaacaaAAAGTAGAGGTATCTAGTAGTTCGGATTTAGATGATCCTATTGAAAGACATTCCAAGTcggaagaattaaaaagtataagaaAGTTGGAATcagataaagataatttacaaaaagaaataactgaTGTAGATAAGGActtttttgaagatttattgaaaaaatctaaagaaaaagCTGAAGGTGGTATGTCAGGTAGTTCAAGTTTCGGACAAGAAGACTTTTCGcattttttgaaacttttgcAAGGGCAAACTAgtaaaaaagaacaagaatCAACTCAATCTAATACTATACatccttttctttcaaaaccggaaaaaatatttactttagaTGGAGAAACTACAAATGGTAAAACTCCTGAATTTCCTGAGAAGGAAATTTCCGATATATTAGAAAAGGAATTAACTCAGACAAATCCAAAAATTGAACATGAAATTGTTGAAACAGATTCTAGTGCTgacaatgaagaaaaaaagcaatctttaaatgttaataataatgttaataaaaatgaaacagaattatttaataaaaaagaacaaatatcTCCAAGAAATATAGCTGTATCAAAAGAAGGTAAGAAAGTACTTAATTCTAAGGAAGAATTATATACAGTTGATCTTACGCCaagattagaattatttgCAGATGCAATTCCTAAATTATTGGCTGAAAAGTCAATAGAAACAACGCAACAAGACAAAGAATCCATAGAAGAACCGAAAACGACCGTACAtaaaacaattacaaattCCGAAATTAAATCTAACGTTAATGTAACAATTCCTCAACGTGGTAACATAGAACGTAAATCTATTCATCTGGCTAGCGCATCTAGCaataaatcacaaaaaaaagaattaaaattttctaaatctaaGAGTTATGATCAAATTTGCAAACCATCATTTAGAACTTCTACAGAGAATATAAGAGTAAATAAACCTTCGGATGTTATGAAGAGACctactaataatttaattagacgATCGCCAACATTGAAGCCAAAATTGCAACCTACAGTTAAATCAATCACGAAAACTCTTCCCAAGACTAAAGTAACTCCAAAGCCAAACAAAAATTCCGTTAAGACTGGTTCTACTTTCACTTTGTCTTCCACGTATAAAACGCACCAAACTAAATCATcagatatttatgcaaaatgtaCTACAATGGCAGGTGGTGAcacgaaacaaaatttaacgaaaacgAATTGGGAGATGTTATGTCGTGAAGAAAGACATAAGAATACCCTATTGAAACAACAACTGGAATCAGAAGTGAAATTGTACAAGAGTCAAATAGACAATATGCGTATATCCtttgaagaagaattatttgcactaaagaaacaaaatattattttaaaagcaaaaataGACGAACTTTCGTTAAACGAGAAGCGACCAGATCCTCAtgcaaaaaaagatacaaaaattatgcttttagaaaaagaattagagaAACAAGAGAATTTGATTCAAGCTTATGAAAcggaaaataagaaactaatgCAGGACACAAAACGATTGCAAGAGGAAATGAAGCAgctacaaaaacaaaaaagtacAACTCTTGAATCGGGTAAAATGCAAGAACTTGCGGATAGAATCAAGGATCTCGAGGAAGAGACTTTGAAACTTAATCTCGAAGTCTCTGagcttcgagaaaaaaatgcaGATTATGCTTTGAATAATGAAGATTTGATTCAACAAAATAGTCTTTTAAACGATGAATTGGAAATGTTTAAGGACCAGTTAAGAACGAAGAACGATTTCATCACAGATCGATTACAAGCGATGACTACGTCAGAGTTACAATTGAAGAAACAAGTAGAGGATTTGACAGTGAAATTAAGTTCTAAAACGGAACAATTGCGAGTGGTAAAACAAGAATTCGATAAAGTGCAACAGAATGTGCTCCCATTGGAGAAAGAACTCTTAGAATTAAGGGTTAAGGAAGGTaatcttttagaaaaattacagATATCTAAGAGTCACGTGGAACGTGAGAAACAATtaacacaaaaattaaaagaccAAGTGATTCTTGATAACAAAAAGATTACAGATTTGAACAGACAGGTTCGCGAAATGGAAAGAATactaaagagaaaaaatcctGATTCAGTATCTGCTCTCATATTAACTGCGAATTCTGAACAAGAAAAGATCGGTGCAGAGAAAGTTAAGTTATTAGAAGATCGAATTTTGAGtctcgaaaatgaaattaaggcAAAAGATGAATTAGCACAGCAGAAATTGATCGAATTCCAAAAGAAGTTTTcagatatgaaagaaaaatatactacTCAAATAATAGAACTGGATGGTAAACTATTGGAAGCTAATATGAAAGATCGTAAGGTGTACAACGATATGTTCACGCAAACTGCATCGAAACTTGTAGAGAACAAGAGTGTAGAAACTATtagaaaggaggagagggcAGGATCATttgaaaaggaagagaaaaaggatcAAAAATCTTTTGCGAAAATTACTCTAAAATCTCAGAACTCTAAAGATGATGCTTATCTCATGGCTACGATACGTGGATTGAAATTGGAGCTCGCGAATAAAGATAAAGCGATGTCGAAACTTACAAAAGATTTCCAAGATTTGCAAAAAACGAACACAAGATTGCAGAAGGAGAGGGAAAAGTTGTTGAATGATAGAAAATCATTGAAAagtatgaattttgaaaagaatcgtGGTATATCCTCGGATTCAAAGTTGTTGACTTTGAAATCTATCGAAGGAAACGATCAGAACTCCAACGTTTATCAAAATGGCCACGTATCTGATACTAATACCCAACGATTGACCAATTCAGCACAAAAGCTTTACGATCCTATGCAGTATACCGAAAATGGAGACACAAATTTAGTGAAAAGACTGACCGATGAGAATGATATTCTAAAAGAGGAACTGAATAAGATGAACAAGGATTTCATGGCTCTGAAAAACAAACGACTTCACGATTTGAACATTTTGCAAGAGGAACACGAACGTGAGATGGCCACTTTATTGAAGGAATATAGCGTGAAATTCGGAGACTCTAAAGTG GGTCAAATAAATACTCAAGTAGCTGTGATATCTCACTTAAAACAACAAATAGAGAAATTAAGAGATTACAAAGAGCAAGTCGTTGTCCTAAAGGCCGAAAGGGATCATTTAGAGAATAAAGTGAAGACGTTGaatgaaaaagtgaaatatttatcaacacCG aGTACAGAACAACTGCAATTATTACAAGACAAGATAACGATTCTTCAACAACGACACGAAAGTCGCGAGATGACATTACAAAGTTTGGTGCGCGATTTACTTAGAAATAGAACCCAGTGTAAGGATTGTAAAAACGAGAAGGGTAAAAATCGACAATTGTGTTATTTCCGACAGGAGCTTGATCATATTCTTGGAATGCTTCAAGAAATCGCCaatgttcattaa
- the LOC108000980 gene encoding centrosomal protein of 162 kDa-like isoform X1 produces the protein MSSNPQKSPHYEDLNSTEDDTLGTSISLSVGENSIRIKEKPKKSEEKHEEEKWWLKKPDIWLDASHVISIDEKIKQSLSPSPDVSSSMKEFLEKEKMCKAMHKNEIEMKDKDDTLCDVLASAAFDKYPSDFENATDEDIGSILEEMSKIAGAFSPNSAIDRSKSRDSAKNPIEEEKSVEELLEEAEKLVRKNSNSLSKSGSKSDTLVPENIPEDIENLSRVRQLEADIFQLIEEEVHKETEKIKRSPKNEKKRDSSPGFEILYENVNSLKAPKSLELQRRKFEEQKVEVSSSSDLDDPIERHSKSEELKSIRKLESDKDNLQKEITDVDKDFFEDLLKKSKEKAEGGMSGSSSFGQEDFSHFLKLLQGQTSKKEQESTQSNTIHPFLSKPEKIFTLDGETTNGKTPEFPEKEISDILEKELTQTNPKIEHEIVETDSSADNEEKKQSLNVNNNVNKNETELFNKKEQISPRNIAVSKEGKKVLNSKEELYTVDLTPRLELFADAIPKLLAEKSIETTQQDKESIEEPKTTVHKTITNSEIKSNVNVTIPQRGNIERKSIHLASASSNKSQKKELKFSKSKSYDQICKPSFRTSTENIRVNKPSDVMKRPTNNLIRRSPTLKPKLQPTVKSITKTLPKTKVTPKPNKNSVKTGSTFTLSSTYKTHQTKSSDIYAKCTTMAGGDTKQNLTKTNWEMLCREERHKNTLLKQQLESEVKLYKSQIDNMRISFEEELFALKKQNIILKAKIDELSLNEKRPDPHAKKDTKIMLLEKELEKQENLIQAYETENKKLMQDTKRLQEEMKQLQKQKSTTLESGKMQELADRIKDLEEETLKLNLEVSELREKNADYALNNEDLIQQNSLLNDELEMFKDQLRTKNDFITDRLQAMTTSELQLKKQVEDLTVKLSSKTEQLRVVKQEFDKVQQNVLPLEKELLELRVKEGNLLEKLQISKSHVEREKQLTQKLKDQVILDNKKITDLNRQVREMERILKRKNPDSVSALILTANSEQEKIGAEKVKLLEDRILSLENEIKAKDELAQQKLIEFQKKFSDMKEKYTTQIIELDGKLLEANMKDRKVYNDMFTQTASKLVENKSVETIRKEERAGSFEKEEKKDQKSFAKITLKSQNSKDDAYLMATIRGLKLELANKDKAMSKLTKDFQDLQKTNTRLQKEREKLLNDRKSLKSMNFEKNRGISSDSKLLTLKSIEGNDQNSNVYQNGHVSDTNTQRLTNSAQKLYDPMQYTENGDTNLVKRLTDENDILKEELNKMNKDFMALKNKRLHDLNILQEEHEREMATLLKEYSVKFGDSKVVKLQGQINTQVAVISHLKQQIEKLRDYKEQVVVLKAERDHLENKVKTLNEKVKYLSTPSTEQLQLLQDKITILQQRHESREMTLQSLVRDLLRNRTQCKDCKNEKGKNRQLCYFRQELDHILGMLQEIANVH, from the exons gctatgcataaaaatgaaattgaaatgaaagacAAAGATGACACTTTATGCGATGTTTTAGCTTCTGCAGCATTTGATAAATATCCTTCTGATTTTGaaa ATGCAACTGATGAAGATATTGGTAGTATTTTAGAAGAAATGAGTAAGATAGCTGGAGCTTTTAGTCCAAATTCAGCTATAGATCGTTCAAAATCTCGAGATTCAGCTAAAAATCCtatagaggaagaaaaatctgtagaagaattattagaagaagCTGAAAAACttgtaagaaaaaatagtAACAGTTTATCTAAGAGTGGATCAAAATCTGATACATTAGTACCTGAGAATATTCCAGAAGATATAGAAAACCTTAGCAGAGTTAGACAATTAGAAGCCGATATCTTTCAATTGATAGAAGAAGAAGTACATAAAGAGactgaaaaaatcaaaaggagcccaaaaaatgagaagaaGAGAGACAGTAGTCctggatttgaaattttatatgaaaatgtgaATAGTTTGAAAGCTCCAAAATCTCTGGAACtccaaagaagaaaatttgaagaacaaAAAGTAGAGGTATCTAGTAGTTCGGATTTAGATGATCCTATTGAAAGACATTCCAAGTcggaagaattaaaaagtataagaaAGTTGGAATcagataaagataatttacaaaaagaaataactgaTGTAGATAAGGActtttttgaagatttattgaaaaaatctaaagaaaaagCTGAAGGTGGTATGTCAGGTAGTTCAAGTTTCGGACAAGAAGACTTTTCGcattttttgaaacttttgcAAGGGCAAACTAgtaaaaaagaacaagaatCAACTCAATCTAATACTATACatccttttctttcaaaaccggaaaaaatatttactttagaTGGAGAAACTACAAATGGTAAAACTCCTGAATTTCCTGAGAAGGAAATTTCCGATATATTAGAAAAGGAATTAACTCAGACAAATCCAAAAATTGAACATGAAATTGTTGAAACAGATTCTAGTGCTgacaatgaagaaaaaaagcaatctttaaatgttaataataatgttaataaaaatgaaacagaattatttaataaaaaagaacaaatatcTCCAAGAAATATAGCTGTATCAAAAGAAGGTAAGAAAGTACTTAATTCTAAGGAAGAATTATATACAGTTGATCTTACGCCaagattagaattatttgCAGATGCAATTCCTAAATTATTGGCTGAAAAGTCAATAGAAACAACGCAACAAGACAAAGAATCCATAGAAGAACCGAAAACGACCGTACAtaaaacaattacaaattCCGAAATTAAATCTAACGTTAATGTAACAATTCCTCAACGTGGTAACATAGAACGTAAATCTATTCATCTGGCTAGCGCATCTAGCaataaatcacaaaaaaaagaattaaaattttctaaatctaaGAGTTATGATCAAATTTGCAAACCATCATTTAGAACTTCTACAGAGAATATAAGAGTAAATAAACCTTCGGATGTTATGAAGAGACctactaataatttaattagacgATCGCCAACATTGAAGCCAAAATTGCAACCTACAGTTAAATCAATCACGAAAACTCTTCCCAAGACTAAAGTAACTCCAAAGCCAAACAAAAATTCCGTTAAGACTGGTTCTACTTTCACTTTGTCTTCCACGTATAAAACGCACCAAACTAAATCATcagatatttatgcaaaatgtaCTACAATGGCAGGTGGTGAcacgaaacaaaatttaacgaaaacgAATTGGGAGATGTTATGTCGTGAAGAAAGACATAAGAATACCCTATTGAAACAACAACTGGAATCAGAAGTGAAATTGTACAAGAGTCAAATAGACAATATGCGTATATCCtttgaagaagaattatttgcactaaagaaacaaaatattattttaaaagcaaaaataGACGAACTTTCGTTAAACGAGAAGCGACCAGATCCTCAtgcaaaaaaagatacaaaaattatgcttttagaaaaagaattagagaAACAAGAGAATTTGATTCAAGCTTATGAAAcggaaaataagaaactaatgCAGGACACAAAACGATTGCAAGAGGAAATGAAGCAgctacaaaaacaaaaaagtacAACTCTTGAATCGGGTAAAATGCAAGAACTTGCGGATAGAATCAAGGATCTCGAGGAAGAGACTTTGAAACTTAATCTCGAAGTCTCTGagcttcgagaaaaaaatgcaGATTATGCTTTGAATAATGAAGATTTGATTCAACAAAATAGTCTTTTAAACGATGAATTGGAAATGTTTAAGGACCAGTTAAGAACGAAGAACGATTTCATCACAGATCGATTACAAGCGATGACTACGTCAGAGTTACAATTGAAGAAACAAGTAGAGGATTTGACAGTGAAATTAAGTTCTAAAACGGAACAATTGCGAGTGGTAAAACAAGAATTCGATAAAGTGCAACAGAATGTGCTCCCATTGGAGAAAGAACTCTTAGAATTAAGGGTTAAGGAAGGTaatcttttagaaaaattacagATATCTAAGAGTCACGTGGAACGTGAGAAACAATtaacacaaaaattaaaagaccAAGTGATTCTTGATAACAAAAAGATTACAGATTTGAACAGACAGGTTCGCGAAATGGAAAGAATactaaagagaaaaaatcctGATTCAGTATCTGCTCTCATATTAACTGCGAATTCTGAACAAGAAAAGATCGGTGCAGAGAAAGTTAAGTTATTAGAAGATCGAATTTTGAGtctcgaaaatgaaattaaggcAAAAGATGAATTAGCACAGCAGAAATTGATCGAATTCCAAAAGAAGTTTTcagatatgaaagaaaaatatactacTCAAATAATAGAACTGGATGGTAAACTATTGGAAGCTAATATGAAAGATCGTAAGGTGTACAACGATATGTTCACGCAAACTGCATCGAAACTTGTAGAGAACAAGAGTGTAGAAACTATtagaaaggaggagagggcAGGATCATttgaaaaggaagagaaaaaggatcAAAAATCTTTTGCGAAAATTACTCTAAAATCTCAGAACTCTAAAGATGATGCTTATCTCATGGCTACGATACGTGGATTGAAATTGGAGCTCGCGAATAAAGATAAAGCGATGTCGAAACTTACAAAAGATTTCCAAGATTTGCAAAAAACGAACACAAGATTGCAGAAGGAGAGGGAAAAGTTGTTGAATGATAGAAAATCATTGAAAagtatgaattttgaaaagaatcgtGGTATATCCTCGGATTCAAAGTTGTTGACTTTGAAATCTATCGAAGGAAACGATCAGAACTCCAACGTTTATCAAAATGGCCACGTATCTGATACTAATACCCAACGATTGACCAATTCAGCACAAAAGCTTTACGATCCTATGCAGTATACCGAAAATGGAGACACAAATTTAGTGAAAAGACTGACCGATGAGAATGATATTCTAAAAGAGGAACTGAATAAGATGAACAAGGATTTCATGGCTCTGAAAAACAAACGACTTCACGATTTGAACATTTTGCAAGAGGAACACGAACGTGAGATGGCCACTTTATTGAAGGAATATAGCGTGAAATTCGGAGACTCTAAAGTGGTAAAGTTACAG GGTCAAATAAATACTCAAGTAGCTGTGATATCTCACTTAAAACAACAAATAGAGAAATTAAGAGATTACAAAGAGCAAGTCGTTGTCCTAAAGGCCGAAAGGGATCATTTAGAGAATAAAGTGAAGACGTTGaatgaaaaagtgaaatatttatcaacacCG aGTACAGAACAACTGCAATTATTACAAGACAAGATAACGATTCTTCAACAACGACACGAAAGTCGCGAGATGACATTACAAAGTTTGGTGCGCGATTTACTTAGAAATAGAACCCAGTGTAAGGATTGTAAAAACGAGAAGGGTAAAAATCGACAATTGTGTTATTTCCGACAGGAGCTTGATCATATTCTTGGAATGCTTCAAGAAATCGCCaatgttcattaa